In the Girardinichthys multiradiatus isolate DD_20200921_A chromosome 4, DD_fGirMul_XY1, whole genome shotgun sequence genome, one interval contains:
- the dapk2a gene encoding death-associated protein kinase 2a isoform X2 has protein sequence MDLFKQQNVEDFYEIGEELGRVSGGELFDFLAQKESLSEEEATQFIKQILEGVNYLHTRKIAHFDLKPENIMLLDKNVALPRIKLIDFGLAHTIEAGVEFKNIFGTPEFVAPEIVNYEPLGLEADMWSIGVITYILLSGASPFLGETKQDTLWNISAVNYEFDEEFFGHTSDLAKKFISQLLEKDKMKRLRIQDALSHPWIKSNELREENKAQELKKGERRQLKTKRLREYTIKSHSSMPPNNTYVNFERFAQVVEDIDQMENSFSSLAAAHDSLQEDIDALVSIYNEKEAWYKEESEAVRHELSQIRYEFRKVEASKRSLQDDMQGFSCSLAAVGERFQERQGHFDALRLELSNELKWVQEVVGSLPVDGGGGGYPNCSFTTVFNNDVNEALKELLNRSCGGELLSGINLDFTETGQQR, from the exons ATGGATTTATTCAAGCAGCAGAATGTGGAGGATTTCTATGAGATTGGAGAAGAACTGGGCAG ggTCTCTGGCGGAGAGCTCTTTGACTTTCTGGCCCAGAAGGAGTCTCTGAGCGAGGAGGAGGCCACTCAGTTCATCAAGCAGATCCTGGAAGGGGTGAACTACCTCCACACCAGGAAGATCGCCCACTTTGACCTGAAG CCAGAAAACATAATGCTGCTGGACAAGAATGTGGCGCTGCCGAGGATCAAACTCATTGATTTCGGCCTCGCCCACACGATCGAAGCCGGAGTTGAGTTCAAGAACATCTTTGGAACACCGGAGTTTGTAG CTCCAGAGATCGTGAACTACGAGCCGCTGGGCCTGGAGGCGGACATGTGGAGCATTGGAGTGATCACTTACATCCT GCTGAGCGGGGCGTCTCCGTTCCTGGGGGAGACCAAACAGGACACGCTGTGGAACATATCAGCCGTGAACTATGAGTTTGATGAGGAGTTCTTCGGTCACACAAGCGACCTGGCCAAGAAGTTCATCAGCCAGCTGCTGGAGAAAGATAAGAT GAAAAGATTAAGGATTCAGGATGCTCTTAGTCACCCATGGATCAAG TCCAACGAGCTCAGAGAGGAAAATAAAGCCCAGGAGCTAAAGAAAGGGGAGCGCCGGCAGCTGAAGACCAAACGTCTGAGGGAATACACCATCAAGTCGCACTCCAGCATGCCTCCAAACAACACCTACGTGAACTTTGAGCGCTTTGCTCAGGTGGTGGAGGACATTGACCAGATGGAGAACTCATTCTCCAGCCTGGCGGCGGCTCACGACTCTTTGCAGGAGGACATCGATGCCTTGGTCTCAATATACAATGAGAAGGAAGCCTGGTACAAGGAGGAGAGCGAAGCCGTACGGCACGAGCTCTCCCAGATCCGCTACGAGTTCAGGAAGGTGGAGGCGTCGAAGAGAAGCCTGCAGGACGACATGCAGGGGTTCAGCTGCAGCCTCGCTGCTGTCGGCGAGCGCTTCCAGGAGAGGCAGGGTCACTTCGACGCCCTGCGCCTGGAGCTCAGCAACGAGCTGAAGTGGGTGCAGGAGGTGGTGGGCTCCCTCCCAGTGGACGGAGGAGGTGGAGGGTATCCCAACTGTAGCTTCACCACTGTCTTCAACAACGATGTGAACGAAGCTCTCAAGGAGCTCCTGAACCGCTCCTGTGGAGGAGAACTGCTGTCAGGAATCAACCTGGACTTCACTGAGACCGGACAACAGCGATAA
- the sh2d7 gene encoding SH2 domain-containing protein 7, translating into MAKKSTVDFQMLAAEGGLKELVLRWFTDTQAPLILQNGNFPDWFQGLAARKEAEDVLRDKPLGCFLIRLSDKAIGYILSYKGLDRCRHFVISPSPEGQFVIAGDCQLFGSLTELIEHYKVSPIQPFGEFLTSSCCEDGADDLYDVVNAKKSSGVNVQALRILWDQVEPGKKQQIQQRQKEPPPALLPSLPPKIRSRKLTGTVSVDEMSLSPAPPSVLKKGMPLGFSLSGSLPDTTFHPNEAQTNQNRMQRHSGRTNPALASNRDSVHPTDSNLSGPFYKENVLCAEPNQVESRSQSLPYLGNSNKEEEEEEEEEEEEEEEEEKYSNKFNNLSVTAVSVPPKKLSCQTYSLHAPSQDLTQRRSEARSEPENGTLDQLRSNPLYQSSDTATRGPAQQGDNMYAEVPRGPTDDTYEQIPGDGAVQGNTYESVEHMKNKKSKSTLGKNNKKWKKFLPDYRKK; encoded by the exons ATGGCGAAGAAGTCGACGGTTGACTTCCAGATGCTGGCTGCAGAAGGAGGCCTTAAGGAACTGGTACTGAGGTGGTTCACCGACACTCAGGCTCCACTCATCCTGCAAAACGGAAACTTCCCTGACTGGTTCCAGGGACTCGCTGCAAGAAA GGAAGCAGAAGATGTATTGAGAGATAAACCTCTGGGCTGTTTTCTCATCCGCCTCAGTGATAAAGCCATTGGCTACATCCTGTCCTACAA AGGCCTTGACAGGTGTCGCCATTTTGTCATTTCTCCAAGTCCAGAAGGACAGTTTGTGATAGCTGGAGACTGTCAGCTGTTTGGCAGTCTGACCGAGCTGATAGAGCATTACAAGGTCAGCCCCATCCAGCCGTTTGGGGAGTTCCTCACCTCCAGCTGCTGTGAG GATGGTGCTGATGATCTGTATGATGTGGTCAATGCCAAGAAGAGCTCAGGGGTCAATGTTCAAGCTCTGCGGATATTGTGGGACCAGGTCGAGCCTGGGAAGAAACAACAGATCCAACAACGTCAAAAAGAACCTCCTCCTGCGCTGTTACCTTCACTGCCTCCTAAAATCAGAAGCAGGAAGCTGACAGGAACCGTGTCCGTGGATGAAATGTCACTTTCACCG gccCCTCCTTCAGTACTAAAAAAGGGAATGCCATTGGGTTTTTCCCTCAGTGGATCTTTACCAGACACAACTTTTCATCCAAATGAAGCCCAGACCAACCAGAACAGAATGCAAAGACACAGTGGAAGGACAAACCCAGCGTTGGCCTCGAACAGAGACTCGGTCCACCCAACAGACTCAAACCTTTCAGGtcctttttacaaagaaaatgtcTTGTGTGCTGAGCCGAATCAGGTGGAGAGCAGGAGCCAATCCCTGCCATATCTGGGCAACAGTaacaaggaggaagaggaggaggaggaggaggaggaggaagaagaggaggaagaagagaagtACTCAAATAAGTTTAACAACCTCTCCGTCACAGCAGTCTCCGTCCCACCAAAAAAGTTGAGCTGCCAAACGTACTCCCTCCATGCTCCCTCTCAAGATTTGACACAGAGAAGGTCAGAGGCCAGGTCAGAACCAGAGAATGGCACCCTGGATCAGTTGAGATCCAATCCCCTGTACCAGTCCTCTGACACTGCCACAAGAGGTCCAGCCCAGCAGGGAGACAACATGTATGCTGAGGTTCCTCGGGGGCCAACTGATGACACATATGAGCAGATCCCTGGAGACGGCGCTGTCCAAGGCAACACATACGAGTCGGTGGAACACATGAAGAACAAGAAGTCCAAAAGCACCTTGGGGAAAAat aataagaaatggaaaaaattcCTACCCGATTACAGGAAGAAATAA
- the dapk2a gene encoding death-associated protein kinase 2a isoform X1: protein MDLFKQQNVEDFYEIGEELGSGQFAIVKQCRERSSGLEYAAKFIKKRQSMASSRGVRREEIEREVTILQQVQHPNIVTLHDIYENRTDVVLILELVSGGELFDFLAQKESLSEEEATQFIKQILEGVNYLHTRKIAHFDLKPENIMLLDKNVALPRIKLIDFGLAHTIEAGVEFKNIFGTPEFVAPEIVNYEPLGLEADMWSIGVITYILLSGASPFLGETKQDTLWNISAVNYEFDEEFFGHTSDLAKKFISQLLEKDKMKRLRIQDALSHPWIKSNELREENKAQELKKGERRQLKTKRLREYTIKSHSSMPPNNTYVNFERFAQVVEDIDQMENSFSSLAAAHDSLQEDIDALVSIYNEKEAWYKEESEAVRHELSQIRYEFRKVEASKRSLQDDMQGFSCSLAAVGERFQERQGHFDALRLELSNELKWVQEVVGSLPVDGGGGGYPNCSFTTVFNNDVNEALKELLNRSCGGELLSGINLDFTETGQQR from the exons ATGGATTTATTCAAGCAGCAGAATGTGGAGGATTTCTATGAGATTGGAGAAGAACTGGGCAG TGGGCAGTTTGCCATCGTGAAGCAATGCAGAGAGAGAAGCTCGGGTCTGGAATATGCTGCCAAGTTCATCAAGAAACGGCAGAGCATGGCGAGCTCCCGTGGAGTCCGGCGGGAGGAAATCGAGCGGGAGGTGACCATCCTGCAGCAGGTCCAGCACCCGAACATCGTCACTCTGCATGACATCTACGAGAACCGCACTGACGTGGTGCTCATCCTGGAGCT ggTCTCTGGCGGAGAGCTCTTTGACTTTCTGGCCCAGAAGGAGTCTCTGAGCGAGGAGGAGGCCACTCAGTTCATCAAGCAGATCCTGGAAGGGGTGAACTACCTCCACACCAGGAAGATCGCCCACTTTGACCTGAAG CCAGAAAACATAATGCTGCTGGACAAGAATGTGGCGCTGCCGAGGATCAAACTCATTGATTTCGGCCTCGCCCACACGATCGAAGCCGGAGTTGAGTTCAAGAACATCTTTGGAACACCGGAGTTTGTAG CTCCAGAGATCGTGAACTACGAGCCGCTGGGCCTGGAGGCGGACATGTGGAGCATTGGAGTGATCACTTACATCCT GCTGAGCGGGGCGTCTCCGTTCCTGGGGGAGACCAAACAGGACACGCTGTGGAACATATCAGCCGTGAACTATGAGTTTGATGAGGAGTTCTTCGGTCACACAAGCGACCTGGCCAAGAAGTTCATCAGCCAGCTGCTGGAGAAAGATAAGAT GAAAAGATTAAGGATTCAGGATGCTCTTAGTCACCCATGGATCAAG TCCAACGAGCTCAGAGAGGAAAATAAAGCCCAGGAGCTAAAGAAAGGGGAGCGCCGGCAGCTGAAGACCAAACGTCTGAGGGAATACACCATCAAGTCGCACTCCAGCATGCCTCCAAACAACACCTACGTGAACTTTGAGCGCTTTGCTCAGGTGGTGGAGGACATTGACCAGATGGAGAACTCATTCTCCAGCCTGGCGGCGGCTCACGACTCTTTGCAGGAGGACATCGATGCCTTGGTCTCAATATACAATGAGAAGGAAGCCTGGTACAAGGAGGAGAGCGAAGCCGTACGGCACGAGCTCTCCCAGATCCGCTACGAGTTCAGGAAGGTGGAGGCGTCGAAGAGAAGCCTGCAGGACGACATGCAGGGGTTCAGCTGCAGCCTCGCTGCTGTCGGCGAGCGCTTCCAGGAGAGGCAGGGTCACTTCGACGCCCTGCGCCTGGAGCTCAGCAACGAGCTGAAGTGGGTGCAGGAGGTGGTGGGCTCCCTCCCAGTGGACGGAGGAGGTGGAGGGTATCCCAACTGTAGCTTCACCACTGTCTTCAACAACGATGTGAACGAAGCTCTCAAGGAGCTCCTGAACCGCTCCTGTGGAGGAGAACTGCTGTCAGGAATCAACCTGGACTTCACTGAGACCGGACAACAGCGATAA